The Streptomyces sp. NBC_00440 genome contains a region encoding:
- a CDS encoding heavy-metal-associated domain-containing protein, whose protein sequence is MNRIDYRVTGMSCGHCAAAIKKQVTAVGGVTLVDEHLERQTVRVEGSGLDDALLRAAIEEAGYQVAQTVDA, encoded by the coding sequence ATGAACCGAATCGACTACCGCGTCACCGGCATGAGCTGCGGGCACTGCGCTGCCGCCATCAAGAAGCAGGTCACCGCCGTCGGCGGCGTCACACTCGTGGATGAGCATCTGGAGAGGCAGACGGTCCGAGTCGAGGGCTCCGGCCTGGACGACGCCCTGCTGCGGGCCGCGATCGAGGAAGCGGGATACCAGGTGGCCCAGACCGTCGATGCCTGA
- a CDS encoding FecCD family ABC transporter permease: MLVAVSTGAVTVPLDDVWRIVLHHVSGIGRAPDDIALDQIVWTFRTPRVVLAALAGAGLALSGAVLQTVVANPLADPIVLGFSYGATLGAVLVITLGGGTALLGLGVPAAAFVGSLIAGALVFWLGRRRGRMAPTRLILAGVAVGYVFLSATSYVQLQATPNELRTVMFWMLGSVAGAQWHQLPAVTAVVVGCTALLTLFGRRLNVLLAGDETATSLGTDVNRLRTVLLLLCALLTGTVIAVAGSIGFVGLMIPHLVRLTVGPDHRRLLPLSALLGAVYLVLVDLLSRTLDRPNELPLGILTALLGAPFFLWLLRRNKGLD, from the coding sequence ATGCTCGTCGCCGTCAGCACCGGCGCGGTGACCGTGCCGTTGGACGACGTGTGGCGGATCGTGCTGCACCACGTCTCGGGGATCGGGCGGGCGCCCGACGACATCGCGCTCGACCAGATCGTGTGGACGTTCCGCACGCCGCGTGTGGTTCTCGCGGCCCTCGCCGGGGCGGGGCTCGCCCTGTCCGGAGCGGTGCTGCAGACCGTGGTCGCCAACCCCCTGGCCGATCCGATCGTGCTCGGCTTCTCCTACGGAGCCACGCTCGGAGCCGTCCTTGTCATCACCCTGGGCGGCGGAACAGCCCTGCTCGGCCTCGGTGTCCCAGCCGCAGCTTTCGTGGGATCGCTGATCGCCGGAGCGCTGGTGTTCTGGCTGGGACGCAGGCGGGGCCGGATGGCGCCCACCCGTCTCATCCTGGCCGGGGTGGCGGTCGGCTACGTGTTCCTGTCGGCCACCAGCTACGTACAGCTCCAGGCCACGCCCAACGAGCTGCGCACGGTGATGTTCTGGATGCTCGGCAGCGTCGCCGGTGCCCAATGGCATCAGCTGCCCGCCGTCACCGCGGTCGTCGTGGGCTGCACGGCTCTCCTGACCCTGTTCGGTCGTCGGCTGAACGTGCTGCTCGCCGGCGACGAGACCGCCACCTCACTGGGCACCGACGTCAACCGGCTGCGGACGGTCCTGCTTCTGCTCTGCGCCCTGCTCACCGGCACGGTGATCGCGGTCGCGGGCAGCATCGGGTTCGTCGGCTTGATGATCCCGCACCTGGTACGGCTCACCGTCGGCCCCGACCACCGCCGACTGCTGCCACTGTCCGCACTGCTCGGAGCGGTCTATCTCGTCCTGGTCGACCTGCTGTCCCGCACGCTCGACCGCCCCAACGAACTCCCGCTCGGCATCCTCACCGCCCTGCTGGGCGCCCCCTTCTTCCTGTGGCTGTTGCGCCGCAACAAGGGTCTGGACTGA
- a CDS encoding FecCD family ABC transporter permease — protein MCATVSRTTTPSAPEVVPRGRIPTAQLVIGLALALIVSLACGVGLGATGMGWGQVLRLMWAGLSGGRLGTDDAGAYTIVWEIRFPRVVLAAVVGAGLAAVGVAVQALVRNALADPFVLGISSGAAVGANAVILFGALAGLGVWALSFSAFVSALAATLIVYAVARSPLGLSPLRLILTGTALAYGFQAVTTVMVFGAERGEAARAAMMWLLGSLGGATWPKVPLAAGTVLAGWLWLKLRAGSLDALSMGDETAAALGVPPDRLRRELFVVTAAVTGTVVAVSGAIGFVGLMVPHLVRMLVGASHQRVLAVAPLAGAVLLVWADVLSRVLLAPTELPVGVVTAALGVPAFLLLMRRGGHALTGR, from the coding sequence ATGTGCGCCACCGTGTCCCGCACCACCACCCCCTCTGCCCCCGAGGTTGTCCCAAGGGGACGAATACCTACTGCGCAACTGGTCATCGGACTCGCACTCGCGTTGATCGTCTCGCTCGCGTGCGGGGTCGGGCTCGGAGCGACGGGAATGGGCTGGGGGCAGGTACTGCGGCTCATGTGGGCCGGCCTCAGCGGCGGGAGACTCGGCACCGACGATGCGGGGGCCTACACCATCGTGTGGGAGATCCGCTTCCCGCGCGTCGTGCTGGCCGCCGTGGTCGGCGCGGGGCTCGCCGCTGTCGGCGTCGCGGTACAGGCACTGGTGCGCAACGCGCTTGCCGATCCCTTCGTGCTCGGTATCTCCTCCGGCGCCGCCGTCGGCGCCAACGCGGTCATCCTGTTCGGCGCGCTCGCCGGTCTCGGCGTCTGGGCGCTCTCCTTCTCCGCCTTCGTGTCGGCGCTCGCCGCGACCCTCATCGTCTACGCGGTGGCCCGCTCCCCGCTCGGGCTCAGCCCGCTGCGGCTGATCCTGACCGGCACCGCGCTCGCCTACGGCTTCCAGGCCGTCACGACCGTCATGGTCTTCGGCGCCGAGCGGGGCGAGGCGGCTCGTGCAGCGATGATGTGGCTGCTCGGCAGCCTGGGCGGGGCGACCTGGCCGAAAGTTCCGCTGGCGGCAGGGACGGTCCTGGCGGGGTGGCTGTGGCTCAAGCTGCGGGCGGGCTCGCTCGACGCGCTCTCGATGGGCGACGAGACGGCGGCGGCCCTGGGTGTGCCGCCCGACCGGCTGCGGCGTGAGCTGTTCGTCGTGACGGCGGCTGTGACGGGCACGGTGGTCGCCGTGAGCGGGGCGATCGGTTTCGTCGGGCTGATGGTTCCACACCTCGTACGCATGCTCGTCGGCGCGTCGCACCAGCGGGTGCTTGCGGTCGCGCCGCTCGCCGGGGCGGTCCTGCTCGTGTGGGCCGACGTGCTGTCGCGGGTGCTGCTCGCA
- a CDS encoding IS5 family transposase, with amino-acid sequence MGRGDLTNDEWTRLKPHLPKSGQRGGRWASHRRVINGILFRQRTGVPRRDLPARFGPWKTAYERHRRWSPDGTWDKIFAAVLADADAEGRIDWSMVSVDSTSCRAHQHSAGARKRPPRVPGKRSTPRQHRPDEGLGRSRGGLTCKIHLAGEGSRRPLSLLITPGQWGDAPQFIPVMEGIRVGRRGGGHPRTRPDHLGGDKAYSSRRNRRYLRRRQIKHTIPEPKDQRAHRKRRGSHGGRPTGFDKTIYKRRNEVERTINTLKNFRAVATRFDKRAFIFHGTVTVAAVRLWLRT; translated from the coding sequence ATGGGGCGGGGAGATCTGACGAACGACGAGTGGACACGGCTGAAACCGCATCTGCCGAAGTCCGGTCAGCGTGGAGGTCGTTGGGCGAGCCACCGAAGGGTGATTAACGGGATCCTCTTCCGGCAGCGCACGGGAGTGCCTCGGAGGGATCTACCTGCGCGTTTCGGCCCGTGGAAGACCGCGTACGAGCGGCACAGACGCTGGTCGCCGGACGGCACGTGGGACAAGATCTTCGCAGCTGTCCTGGCCGACGCTGATGCTGAAGGTCGCATCGACTGGTCGATGGTGAGCGTGGACTCGACGTCCTGCAGGGCCCACCAGCACTCTGCCGGAGCGCGGAAGAGACCTCCGCGTGTGCCGGGAAAAAGAAGCACGCCCCGGCAGCACCGCCCCGACGAGGGACTCGGACGCTCCCGGGGCGGACTGACCTGCAAGATCCACCTCGCTGGGGAGGGCAGTCGCCGCCCGCTGTCCCTGCTGATCACACCAGGCCAGTGGGGCGATGCCCCGCAGTTCATCCCGGTCATGGAAGGCATCCGCGTCGGCCGCCGCGGTGGCGGGCACCCCAGGACCCGGCCGGACCATCTCGGCGGCGATAAGGCGTACAGCTCCCGACGCAACCGCCGCTACCTGCGCAGACGCCAGATCAAGCACACCATCCCCGAACCGAAGGACCAACGGGCCCACCGCAAAAGGCGCGGCAGCCACGGTGGTCGACCCACCGGCTTCGACAAGACGATCTACAAGCGCCGCAACGAAGTAGAGCGGACGATCAACACACTGAAGAACTTCCGGGCCGTGGCTACGAGATTCGACAAACGCGCCTTCATCTTTCACGGCACTGTCACCGTTGCCGCGGTCCGGCTCTGGCTCCGCACGTGA
- a CDS encoding heavy metal translocating P-type ATPase: protein MGTVPVPSLTVTDIEVGGMTCAACVRRVEKKLAKLDGVAASVNLATGRARVSHPADVSPHELVAAVEQAGYTARLPRSDKEGGTRGDDEESAADRAERSRLVVVALLSVPVIVLSMVPALQFRNWQWLCFMLAAPVAVWGAWPFHERALRGVRHGAATMDSLVSLGVLASFSWSVYALLFGGAGRVGMRMPFTLVPSAADGAAHLYLEAAVGVPLFVLVGRFLEARARRGTGAVLRSLARLGVKDVAVREGRSERLVPIEQLAVGDTFLVRPGERVATDGVVVEGNSAVDRALVTGESEPVEAGPGDRVIGGAVNAGGMLVVCAAAVGADTQLARITRMVTDAQAGKARAQRLADSVAGVFVPVILALAVTTLGFWLGAEAEAQAAVTASVAVLVVACPCALGLATPTALMAATGRGAQLGVLVTGPQALEGLQHIDTVVLDKTGTLTSGHMSVARVTVVPGGPAESDVLRLAASVEDGSEHPLGRAITVYAVRMLADEVFLPVGDFVAVPGFGVRGVVEGRLVEVSAVAEDLPSTLGDALLASEEAAHSAVQVRVDGVVVALIAVGDVIRPGSYRAVDRLRRLGVRPVLATGDREAPARAVASQLAIDTVHAACSPEDKAALVAVLRAEGRRVAVVGDGVNDAGALASADLGIAMGAGTDVAIGAADVTLVRGDIEALADAVRLSRTTLATIRANLVWAFGYNVVTVPLAMVGLLNPMLAAAAMSVSSVLVVVNSLRLRAWQPAPTAARTHKPRQRAGSNW, encoded by the coding sequence ATGGGGACCGTACCTGTGCCGTCCTTGACGGTCACCGACATCGAGGTCGGCGGGATGACGTGTGCCGCGTGCGTGCGGCGCGTGGAGAAGAAGCTGGCCAAGCTCGACGGGGTCGCGGCGAGCGTGAACCTCGCGACAGGCAGAGCGCGGGTCAGTCATCCTGCCGACGTCAGCCCGCACGAGCTCGTCGCCGCCGTGGAGCAGGCGGGATACACGGCCCGCCTGCCCCGGTCCGACAAGGAGGGAGGGACGCGGGGAGACGACGAGGAATCGGCGGCGGACCGCGCCGAGCGCTCGCGGCTGGTCGTGGTCGCCCTGCTGTCGGTTCCTGTGATCGTGCTGTCGATGGTCCCGGCGCTGCAGTTCCGTAACTGGCAGTGGCTGTGCTTCATGCTGGCCGCGCCGGTCGCGGTGTGGGGCGCGTGGCCCTTCCACGAGCGGGCGCTGCGCGGGGTGCGACACGGCGCGGCGACGATGGATTCGCTGGTCTCGCTCGGCGTCCTGGCGTCGTTCTCCTGGTCGGTGTATGCGCTGCTCTTCGGCGGCGCGGGCCGGGTGGGGATGCGGATGCCGTTCACGCTGGTGCCATCCGCCGCCGACGGGGCCGCCCACCTATATCTGGAGGCGGCTGTCGGGGTCCCGTTGTTCGTGCTCGTCGGCCGGTTCCTGGAGGCGCGGGCACGACGGGGGACGGGAGCCGTGCTGCGGTCGCTGGCCCGCCTGGGGGTCAAGGACGTCGCAGTGCGTGAAGGCCGCAGCGAGCGGTTGGTGCCCATCGAGCAGCTCGCTGTCGGCGACACCTTTCTGGTACGTCCTGGCGAGCGCGTCGCCACCGACGGTGTCGTCGTGGAGGGCAACTCGGCTGTCGACCGGGCGCTGGTGACCGGTGAGAGCGAGCCGGTCGAGGCAGGCCCTGGGGACAGGGTGATCGGGGGCGCGGTGAATGCGGGCGGGATGCTGGTGGTCTGCGCCGCTGCCGTCGGCGCGGACACCCAACTGGCCCGTATCACGCGGATGGTGACCGATGCGCAGGCGGGCAAGGCGCGGGCGCAGCGGCTCGCGGACTCGGTGGCCGGGGTGTTCGTGCCGGTGATCCTGGCGCTGGCGGTGACCACGCTGGGCTTCTGGCTCGGCGCGGAGGCCGAGGCGCAGGCTGCGGTCACCGCGTCTGTGGCGGTCCTGGTCGTGGCTTGCCCGTGCGCGCTGGGGCTTGCCACACCGACGGCGCTGATGGCCGCGACCGGGCGGGGCGCCCAACTCGGAGTACTGGTCACCGGGCCCCAGGCGTTGGAGGGCTTGCAGCACATCGACACCGTCGTGCTGGACAAGACCGGCACGCTCACCTCGGGCCACATGAGTGTCGCCCGGGTCACCGTCGTCCCCGGCGGTCCGGCGGAGAGCGACGTGTTGCGCTTGGCCGCGTCGGTCGAGGACGGATCGGAGCATCCGCTCGGACGGGCGATCACCGTGTATGCCGTGCGCATGCTTGCTGATGAAGTGTTTTTGCCGGTAGGGGATTTCGTGGCTGTGCCCGGCTTCGGTGTACGCGGCGTGGTGGAGGGGCGGCTCGTGGAGGTGTCCGCCGTCGCCGAGGATCTGCCCAGCACGCTCGGCGATGCGTTGCTGGCTTCTGAGGAGGCGGCGCACAGCGCCGTGCAGGTTCGCGTCGACGGGGTGGTCGTGGCGCTGATCGCGGTGGGAGACGTGATCCGCCCGGGCAGTTACCGGGCTGTGGACCGGCTGCGCCGGCTGGGAGTGCGCCCCGTGCTGGCCACCGGTGACCGGGAGGCTCCGGCCCGTGCGGTCGCGTCCCAGCTTGCCATCGACACGGTCCACGCTGCCTGTTCGCCCGAGGACAAGGCTGCGCTGGTCGCCGTACTCAGGGCCGAGGGCCGCCGGGTCGCGGTCGTCGGTGACGGCGTCAACGACGCGGGGGCCCTCGCGTCGGCCGATCTCGGCATCGCCATGGGCGCGGGAACGGATGTGGCGATCGGCGCCGCCGACGTGACGCTCGTACGCGGCGACATCGAGGCGCTGGCCGACGCTGTGCGCCTGTCCCGCACGACGCTCGCCACCATCCGGGCCAACCTGGTGTGGGCGTTCGGCTACAACGTCGTGACCGTGCCGCTGGCCATGGTCGGACTGCTCAATCCGATGCTGGCGGCTGCGGCCATGTCGGTCAGCTCGGTCCTCGTCGTCGTCAACAGCCTGCGGCTGCGGGCCTGGCAACCCGCGCCCACCGCTGCCCGTACGCACAAGCCCCGGCAACGGGCGGGAAGCAACTGGTGA
- a CDS encoding ABC transporter substrate-binding protein: MPVTRPVAAVAAVIALSLGVAACGASADDGGSGSGAGAAAARSGYPVKIENCGTSQVFDKAPSRVVVMNGASVAEVSTLLALRLGDKVVANQQSYGMSEFPGRAEAIKKLPTGGVKQNAAFDIPRESMIGLRPDLVLSTTSYGFDAKNGFATRDELKNVGARTYISPQGCHDENSKLTIEDSYRLLRDMGRIFHVSDRAEKIIAASRKHIADIASKVKGKKKPKVMMLFTNMSMGSNDFSSVVAKGIYNDILGKAGAVNVFADASKTSFADLSKEKVAATDVDALVVIAYQDPNAAAYAEKLFKEFPQWPAAKNHTYVTVSDSIYLSPDNDLAVERIAKKLHPDAF; this comes from the coding sequence ATGCCCGTCACGAGACCAGTAGCCGCCGTCGCGGCCGTCATCGCCCTGAGCCTTGGTGTCGCGGCGTGCGGAGCGTCGGCGGATGACGGCGGATCCGGCAGCGGCGCGGGTGCCGCCGCGGCGCGCTCCGGCTACCCCGTGAAGATCGAGAACTGCGGCACGAGTCAGGTCTTCGACAAGGCGCCGAGCAGGGTCGTCGTCATGAACGGTGCCTCCGTCGCGGAGGTCTCGACCCTGCTCGCGCTGCGCCTCGGAGACAAGGTCGTCGCGAACCAGCAGTCGTACGGCATGTCCGAGTTCCCGGGCCGTGCCGAAGCGATCAAGAAGCTGCCGACCGGCGGCGTCAAGCAGAACGCGGCTTTCGACATTCCCCGGGAGTCGATGATCGGGCTGCGCCCCGACCTCGTCCTGTCGACGACGTCGTACGGGTTCGACGCCAAGAACGGATTCGCCACCCGCGACGAGTTGAAGAACGTCGGCGCGCGCACCTACATATCGCCGCAGGGCTGCCACGACGAGAACTCGAAGCTCACCATCGAGGACAGCTACCGTCTGCTGCGCGACATGGGCCGCATCTTCCATGTGTCCGACCGCGCGGAGAAAATCATCGCCGCGTCGCGCAAGCACATCGCCGACATCGCCTCGAAGGTGAAAGGAAAGAAGAAGCCGAAAGTCATGATGCTGTTCACGAACATGTCGATGGGCAGCAACGACTTCAGTTCCGTGGTGGCCAAGGGAATCTACAACGACATTCTCGGAAAGGCCGGTGCCGTCAACGTCTTCGCCGATGCCTCGAAGACGTCCTTCGCCGACCTGAGCAAGGAGAAGGTGGCGGCCACCGATGTCGACGCTCTCGTGGTCATCGCCTACCAGGACCCGAACGCCGCGGCCTACGCCGAGAAACTTTTCAAGGAGTTCCCCCAGTGGCCGGCCGCGAAGAACCACACGTACGTGACGGTCTCCGACTCCATCTACCTGAGCCCCGACAACGACCTGGCCGTGGAGCGGATCGCGAAGAAGCTCCACCCGGACGCGTTCTGA
- a CDS encoding copper chaperone PCu(A)C encodes MSGSIAGPARPVRRLKQSAFAAAAPMVACVVALGGLTAWTSLGHAGTPPDVAVTRARVFRTTGGTPETAAFFRIANQGGSADELTEVTSPSVPGGIRLSRHRMTPDSAAYRDAVDRLQVPARGTLDMTPMSSDVTVPAGQGWRAGDRIWFDLHFEHSGTVRVQAEVVRPGSAD; translated from the coding sequence ATGTCTGGATCGATCGCCGGGCCTGCACGGCCGGTGCGGCGGCTCAAACAGTCCGCGTTCGCCGCTGCGGCGCCGATGGTGGCGTGTGTGGTGGCCCTGGGTGGGCTCACCGCCTGGACTTCCCTCGGTCACGCCGGTACGCCGCCCGACGTGGCCGTCACCCGGGCCCGCGTCTTCCGGACGACGGGCGGGACTCCCGAGACCGCAGCCTTCTTCCGGATCGCCAACCAGGGCGGATCGGCTGATGAGTTGACCGAGGTGACCTCGCCGTCCGTGCCGGGCGGGATCAGGCTGAGCCGGCACCGGATGACGCCGGACAGTGCGGCCTACCGCGACGCCGTGGACCGGCTCCAGGTGCCCGCCCGGGGCACGTTGGACATGACGCCGATGTCCAGCGATGTGACCGTGCCCGCGGGCCAGGGATGGCGTGCGGGCGACCGGATCTGGTTCGACCTGCATTTCGAGCACAGCGGTACGGTGCGGGTACAGGCGGAGGTCGTCCGGCCCGGGAGTGCGGACTGA
- a CDS encoding ABC transporter ATP-binding protein yields the protein MRLTVDQLHVTLDHHPILDGVDIEAHPGDLVGLVGPNGSGKSTLLRAVYRSLRPAGGAVRVGGDDIWELSPRAAAMRTAAVLQDGSGEAGGLTVTEAIALGRAPHHGLLGRDGPGDRQAVADAIDLCAVRHLAHRDYGSLSGGERQRVLLARSLAQQPRLLVLDELTNHLDIRARFELLELIRSAGITTLAVLHDLDLAARFCDHLAVLDQGTVRAAGPVLDVLTPTVLAKVFGVAAASRRDADGVVRLTYAADPLATEERAVY from the coding sequence ATGCGACTCACCGTCGACCAGCTCCACGTGACGCTGGACCACCACCCGATCCTCGACGGCGTGGACATCGAGGCCCATCCCGGCGACCTCGTGGGGCTGGTCGGGCCCAACGGCAGCGGCAAATCGACGCTGCTGCGCGCCGTCTACCGGTCCCTGCGGCCCGCCGGCGGCGCGGTCCGGGTCGGCGGCGACGACATCTGGGAGCTGAGCCCCCGCGCCGCCGCCATGCGGACCGCCGCCGTCCTCCAGGACGGGAGCGGTGAGGCCGGAGGACTCACGGTGACCGAGGCGATTGCCCTCGGGCGCGCCCCGCACCACGGTCTGCTCGGGCGTGACGGGCCAGGTGACCGGCAGGCCGTGGCGGACGCCATCGACCTGTGCGCCGTACGGCACCTGGCTCACCGGGACTACGGATCGCTGTCCGGTGGTGAGCGTCAACGGGTCCTGCTGGCAAGGTCCTTGGCGCAGCAGCCCCGGCTGCTCGTACTGGACGAGCTGACCAACCACCTCGACATCCGCGCCCGGTTCGAGCTGCTGGAGCTGATCCGGTCCGCCGGTATCACGACGCTCGCGGTGCTGCACGACCTCGATCTCGCGGCTCGCTTCTGCGACCACCTCGCCGTGCTCGACCAGGGGACCGTCAGGGCCGCAGGCCCCGTCCTCGACGTCCTCACACCGACCGTTCTCGCCAAGGTCTTCGGTGTGGCCGCAGCGTCACGGCGAGACGCCGATGGCGTGGTCCGGCTGACCTACGCCGCGGACCCACTGGCCACTGAAGAGCGGGCGGTGTACTGA
- a CDS encoding DUF5134 domain-containing protein: MINATGLRWILTALFTFPALYALWSTAAPGRTPANRVEHTLHAVMGFAMTAMAWPWGMDLPAGPQIVVFSAGGVWFAAAALARASRANTRTAALVAALPHIVMMGAMAWMATVMNGSGMAAGAGGAGHDMPGMDMAGTNATSAMTLSRAGDQWTACLLAVALVILGLRWLAQAFDHGRVAVTPATPRGTTALLHSEASEPACHAAMAVGMGVMLVLLV; the protein is encoded by the coding sequence GTGATCAACGCGACCGGACTGAGGTGGATCCTCACCGCACTCTTCACCTTTCCCGCCCTCTACGCGCTGTGGTCGACGGCAGCGCCGGGCCGTACGCCGGCCAACCGGGTGGAGCACACCCTCCACGCCGTCATGGGGTTCGCGATGACCGCGATGGCCTGGCCCTGGGGCATGGACCTCCCCGCCGGTCCACAGATCGTCGTCTTCTCCGCAGGAGGGGTGTGGTTCGCCGCCGCTGCTCTGGCCCGTGCCTCGCGGGCGAACACCCGCACCGCCGCACTGGTGGCCGCGCTGCCCCACATCGTGATGATGGGGGCCATGGCCTGGATGGCAACCGTGATGAACGGATCAGGGATGGCCGCCGGCGCGGGCGGTGCGGGCCACGACATGCCGGGAATGGACATGGCCGGCACCAACGCCACCAGCGCCATGACCCTGTCCCGGGCCGGCGACCAGTGGACGGCCTGCCTCCTCGCAGTCGCTCTCGTAATCCTCGGACTGCGCTGGCTGGCCCAGGCGTTCGACCACGGGCGCGTCGCCGTTACTCCTGCCACCCCCCGCGGCACCACCGCGCTCCTTCACAGCGAAGCCTCCGAGCCCGCCTGCCACGCGGCGATGGCCGTCGGGATGGGGGTGATGCTCGTCCTGCTCGTGTGA
- a CDS encoding PepSY-associated TM helix domain-containing protein: protein MAESHTAQAATDISTADPGLNVPEAGHEESVHGRIAEAATSSGGSKPPVSWSGLRPLLLRLHFYAGVVIGPFLLVAAITGLMYTATPQIEAVVYRHELKVTPHGEAEPLSAQVAAARKAVPEGTLFSVAPATGRTDSTRVVFDKPGLPDNYTQTAFVNPYSSEVLGQERTFAGWWLPVRAWVDGFHRHLNLGEFGRNYSEIAASWLWVEVLGGLALWLTAPRSRRRLRRVLVPQGGAKGRRRTMSWHATVGVWASIGLLGLSATGMTWSVHAGASIGKIQSALAGPTPAVSTTLPGRAAGKESASVPVKDVGIDAVVASAHAAGLRGVLDVTPPTKDQTTYVVKENTRSWPERHDTVAVDPATGKVTDRANWADYPLLAKMTNWGIDAHMGLLFGLANQIALALLAVALIGMILRGYRMWWLRRPTRTEGFVLGRAPARGAWRRLPGWFLAPAVLLTAMIGYYVPLFGLPLLAFLAVDLIIGARRRRRTERTEVAA, encoded by the coding sequence ATGGCGGAAAGCCACACAGCGCAAGCTGCGACGGACATATCCACAGCAGATCCCGGCCTGAACGTCCCAGAGGCCGGCCACGAGGAGAGCGTTCACGGACGGATCGCTGAAGCCGCTACGTCGTCGGGCGGCTCCAAGCCTCCCGTGTCGTGGAGCGGGTTGCGTCCCCTGCTGCTTCGCCTCCACTTCTACGCCGGCGTCGTCATCGGCCCATTCCTGCTCGTCGCGGCCATCACAGGGCTGATGTACACCGCGACACCGCAGATCGAGGCGGTCGTCTACCGCCACGAACTCAAGGTCACCCCGCACGGCGAGGCTGAACCGCTCTCCGCCCAGGTGGCGGCGGCACGCAAGGCGGTCCCCGAGGGCACGCTGTTCTCGGTGGCCCCGGCCACCGGCCGCACGGACAGCACCCGCGTGGTCTTCGACAAGCCCGGCCTGCCCGACAACTACACGCAGACCGCGTTCGTGAACCCTTACTCCAGTGAAGTGCTCGGCCAGGAGCGGACGTTCGCCGGGTGGTGGCTCCCGGTCCGAGCCTGGGTGGACGGCTTCCACCGGCACCTCAACCTCGGCGAATTCGGCCGCAACTACAGCGAAATCGCCGCCAGCTGGCTGTGGGTGGAAGTCCTGGGCGGCCTCGCCCTGTGGCTCACGGCCCCGCGCTCACGCCGGCGGCTGCGGCGCGTGCTCGTGCCCCAGGGCGGTGCGAAGGGGCGCCGACGCACCATGTCCTGGCATGCCACCGTCGGCGTCTGGGCCTCGATCGGTCTGCTGGGCCTGTCCGCGACCGGCATGACCTGGTCCGTGCATGCCGGGGCGAGCATCGGCAAGATCCAGTCGGCGCTGGCCGGACCGACCCCGGCGGTGTCCACAACCCTGCCCGGACGCGCCGCCGGGAAGGAGTCCGCATCGGTACCCGTGAAGGACGTGGGGATCGACGCGGTCGTGGCCTCCGCGCACGCGGCCGGACTGCGCGGCGTACTCGATGTGACACCGCCGACCAAGGATCAGACCACGTACGTGGTCAAGGAGAACACCCGCAGCTGGCCAGAACGCCACGACACCGTGGCCGTCGACCCCGCCACCGGTAAGGTCACCGACCGCGCGAACTGGGCCGACTACCCGCTCCTTGCCAAGATGACGAACTGGGGTATCGACGCCCACATGGGCCTGCTGTTCGGACTCGCCAACCAGATCGCGCTCGCTCTGCTCGCCGTCGCCCTCATCGGCATGATCCTGCGGGGCTACCGCATGTGGTGGCTGCGCAGGCCGACCCGCACCGAAGGCTTCGTGCTCGGCCGGGCACCGGCACGAGGTGCCTGGCGTCGCCTGCCTGGCTGGTTCCTGGCTCCGGCCGTGCTACTGACCGCCATGATCGGCTACTACGTCCCCCTCTTCGGCCTGCCCCTGCTGGCTTTTCTGGCTGTCGACCTGATCATCGGCGCGCGCCGCCGGCGCCGCACCGAGCGTACGGAGGTGGCCGCGTGA
- a CDS encoding sigma-70 family RNA polymerase sigma factor, whose product MTPALPAVTDETVTAIALAAARGDSDAAERFVRALQLDVRRFVTYLAQDAQAADDLTQDTFLRALSSLHRFEGRSSARTWLLSIARRVVADSMRRAAVRPRIADTADWQGAAERTQPRGLPGFDDGIAVMELIDALPPDRRDAFMLTQLLGLSYAEVAVLAGCPVGTVRSRVSRARVFLVQCLSDAASLPDEASELVAA is encoded by the coding sequence ATGACTCCTGCCCTGCCCGCGGTGACCGACGAAACGGTCACCGCCATCGCTCTCGCCGCCGCGCGCGGAGACAGCGACGCAGCAGAACGATTCGTGCGCGCACTTCAGCTGGACGTGCGCCGATTCGTGACGTACCTGGCCCAGGACGCGCAAGCAGCGGACGACCTGACCCAGGACACGTTCCTGCGTGCCCTGTCGAGCCTGCACCGATTCGAGGGCCGCTCGTCGGCCCGCACCTGGCTTCTGTCCATCGCGCGCCGTGTGGTGGCCGACAGTATGCGACGTGCCGCGGTGCGGCCACGTATCGCCGACACCGCCGACTGGCAAGGCGCCGCCGAGCGTACGCAACCCAGGGGGCTGCCCGGCTTCGATGACGGCATCGCTGTCATGGAACTCATCGACGCGCTGCCACCGGACCGCCGCGACGCGTTCATGCTCACGCAACTCCTGGGCCTGTCCTATGCGGAGGTCGCGGTTCTGGCCGGTTGCCCGGTGGGCACAGTGCGCTCGCGCGTCTCAAGGGCGCGCGTGTTTCTGGTGCAGTGCTTGTCCGATGCCGCGTCGCTGCCTGACGAGGCGTCCGAACTCGTCGCGGCCTGA